The Alphaproteobacteria bacterium US3C007 genomic interval TCGTGCATTTGCGCGGCTTCTGCGCGTTTCCGCCCTTCAATCAACATCGGTTCGGTTAAATCTAAAACCGTGGCATGGGCGCGCCCGGCTCTTTTCAAGAAGCGGAAAGAAATATCGCCCGTACCGCCCGCCACATCCAGCAGACGTTGGCCTGCGCGCGGCGCCAACCAATCCATCATCGCATCTTTCCAAAGACGATGTACGCCCCCCGACATCACATCATTCATAATATCATATTTCGAGGCAACGCTGCCAAAAACACCCTGCACAAGATCGGCTTTATCCGCCTCAGATACGGTTTCAAATCCGAAATGGGTTGTGGTTTCGCCCTGATCATTCATCGCAACTGCCTTTACCTTAATAAGTTGTGTTATATAGCGGAACAGCTTGAATACAATGCGGCACTTGCGTCTTTGACCATCGCGTTTTTACAATAGAGCCTATGCGCAGGGCGATCAGCGCCGCGTGCAGATTCGTAACTGCCCCAAAAGGGGCGCAACAGAAAAGCAATACCATGCCCGAACTGCCTGAAGTTGAAACCGTCATGCGCGGATTGGCGCCCGCGATGGAGGGCGATGTGATAAAATTAGCCCAGGTAAACCGGCCCGATTTGCGCTGGCCCTTTCCAACACAAATGGCAAAAAGGCTCACAGGGCAAAGAATTCAACAATTGCGCCGGCGCTCAAAATATATTCTGGCGGATTTATCTAGCGGAGAAACCCTTTTGATGCATCTGGGCATGTCGGGGCGCATATTGGTTTCAGGTGACCCGTTGGGGCGATTTGTGCAAAACCACGCGGCCATTGGCAAACATGATCATGTGATCTTTCACATGGAAAAAGGCACCCGCGTCACCTTCAACGATCCGCGGCGCTTTGGGGCTATGGATTTGATGCAAACTGCGGCTGGCGAAAGCCATCGATTGTTGCGCGATATAGGCCCCGAACCTTTGGGAAATACTTTTGATGAACCCTATTTCTTCAATCACGTAAAAACGCGGCGCGCCCCGATCAAATCCTTAATGCTAGATCAACGCCTGGTCGCGGGTTTGGGCAATATTTATGTATGCGAAGCGCTCTTTCGTGCGGGTATTGCCCCGCATCGTGCGGGGTTTCGATTGGCCCCAAAGCGGATAAAATCGCTGGTTCCAATTATTCGCGATGTCTTGAATGAAGCCATTGCAGCCGGTGGGTCGTCTTTGCGCGATTTTCGTCAGGCTGATGGTGAATTGGGCTATTTCCAACACCAATTTGACGTTTATGGGCGCGAAGGCGCACCGTGCAATGCATCGGGTTGCAAAAGCTTAATTCGAAGAATTCAACAATCAGGGCGCTCAAGTTTTTACTGCCCTTCCTGTCAAACCTAGAAAGAACGCATTCTGGACATGGTTTTCTTACCCATGCTATGCAAGTCATCTGTGGAAACAACCGAAAGCCTGGCGCATGGCCTATGAAACGATCATTGTAACCGTTGAAGATCACGTTGCCCTGATAAAGTTAAACCGTCCGGATGCGCTGAATGCGCTGAACAATCAATTGATGCAAGAATTGGCTGAGGCGCTTGGCGAGGCACAAACCAGCGATAAAGTTCGCTGCATCGTTTTGACTGGATCTGAAAAAGCATTCGCCGCTGGCGCAGATATAAAAATGATGAGCCAGAAAAGCTTTGTCGATGTGTTCACCGAAGATCTCTTCGCATCAGAGGCGCATAAAATCACCGCGACGCGCAAACCAATCATCGCCGCCGTATCAGGCTATGCGTTGGGCGGCGGCTGTGAATTGGCAATGATGTGTGATTTCATCATTTGTTCGGACACTGCGAAATTTGGTCAGCCCGAAATCAACCTAGGCGTATCTCCTGGGATTGGCGGCACACAACGAATGACCCGCTCGATCGGGAAATCAAAAGCTATGGATATGTGCCTGACGGGCCGGTTTATGGAAGCCGAAGAAGCCGAAAGATGCGGGCTGGTCAGCCGCGTCGTTCCCGCAAAGAAACTGCTTTCTGAAGCGATGGCCGCAGCTGCGAAAATCGCGGAAAAATCCCAAATAACAACAGTGGCTGTGAAAGAAATGATCAATCGGTCATACGAGACAACGCTTAACGAGGGGCTACTCTTCGAACGGCGCGTTTTCCATGCCTTATTTGCCACCGAAGATCAAAAAGAAGGGATGGCGGCATTTCTAGAAAAACGCGAACCACAATTTCGCGACAAATAAGGGATTTAACGGTTTTTTATCGCCCGAGATGCCATTGCCCTGTTGACTCACCGCAGAAGGCAGCCTAAAGACGCCGCCTGATACTTAGAAACCCAAAACATGGGAAATTTATTTATGGCCAATACGCCTCAGTCAAAAAAACGCGCCCGGCAGAATGAGCGCCGCGCTGCTGTTAACAAAGCCCGCCGCTCACGCATCCGCACATTCGTGCGCCGTGTGGAAGAAGCGCTCGAAAGCGGTGATAAAGATGCAGCCTCAGAAGCGCTTCGTGCAGCCCAGCCAGAAATGATGCGCGGCGTGACAAAGGGCATCTACCACAAGAACACGATCGCTAGAAAAATGTCGCGCCTAACGGCACGCTTGAAAGCGATTGCTTAAGCCTCCTACGCTTAATTATTAATCGGCGAACATGTCTAATGCACTGCTTTTTGCGGTGCATTTTTTTTGCATAAATCGCTTCAAGAGATTCTTTTGACAAATCTCTGAGTCAAGTCCGAAGTTCTGTTGCCGCCCCCGTAAGTCTGTTGCTAAAGTCTACAGGCGAGTCGTGAGACCCCGGGGGGGGACTGAACAACCGCAGCAAAGCAATTATGTTAGTGGAACCATTTGGTTTCATGCTGGGGTGATATGCTGTGTGAACAGCACACCACCAAAATGTGGCAGCGTAGCTCTGCCTCAAAAAATGGCGAAGTGACTTCGCAATATTCTGTCTGTGAAAAGGCGGATGTGGTGAATTTTCGTCGTAGGTCCACGGTTTAGCTGGTGGAAAGCGGCGCTTGGGAATGTGGGAAGCAATTTAAATGACTCCAGAAAAATGGCGCGACTTACAATCCTCAATCAAACTGACAATTGGCAATAATAACTATCGAACCTGGATTGACCCGCTGAATTTTTCGCATGTGGAAGATGATGTTGCGGTGTTCGATGTGCCCACAACGTTTTTGGGAAATTATGTAGAGCAAAATTTTGGGGATGTGATTCTACATAAGCTCAGCGAAGCGCAGGCGCAGATCCGCCGCATTCGGTTTCAAGTTGCTGCGCGTCAAACCGATATCAAAAAGCCGCTGGAAGCGCCGGCACGCCAAGACACGCCAAAATCCAGCGCTGCAAAGAATGGTGGTTTCTCGTCAGAGTTTACAAGCGCGCCAATTGATGCGCGCTTCACCTTCGACACTTTTATCGTTGGAAAACCAAATGAGCTGGCATATGCGGCGTCAAAGCGCGTGTCCGAAGGTGGAGAGGTCACGTTTAACCCGCTGTTTTTATATGGAGGTGTGGGCTTAGGTAAAACGCATCTGATGCATGCCACGGCCTGGGAATTGCAAGCCCGGCGGCCAGATCTAAACGTTCTATATCTTTCGGCAGAACAATTTATGTATCGGTTCGTGCAAGCGCTGCGCGAACGCAAAATGATGGATTTCAAACAATTGTTCCGGTCGGTGGATGTATTGATGGTGGATGATGTACAATTCATAGCCGGAAAAGACAGCACCCAAGAAGAATTTTTTCACACGTTTAACGCTTTGGTCGATCAAAATAAGCAAATTATCATTTCGGCAGATCGTGCGCCGGGTGAAATTAAAGATCTGGAAGATCGTATCAAAAGCAGGATGCAATGCGGCTTGGTGGTGGATTTGCACCCAACCGATTATGAATTGCGTTTGGGGATCCTTCAGTCGAAGGTAGAGCGGCATCAAAGTCAATATCCTGATCTGGTGATTGAGCCCAACGTATTAGAGTTTCTAGCGTTGCGGATATCAACAAATGTACGCGTCTTAGAAGGCGCACTTACCCGGTTATTTGCTTTTGCCTCTTTGGTTGGACGGCCGATCAATCTGGATCTGACTCAAGATTGCTTGGCAGATGTATTGCGCGCCTCCGAGCGCAAGATCACAGTGGAAGAAATCCAACGCAAAGTCTCTGAGCATTATAACATTCGTCTGTCAGATATCATTGGTCCCAAACGCGTGCGCACCTATGCCCGCCCGCGCCAGGTGGCGATGTATTTGGCCAAACAAATGACCAGTCGCAGCCTTCCCGAGATCGGCCGCCGATTTGGGGGCCGCGACCACACAACCGTTATGCATGGCGTAAAGCGCATCGAAGAGCTCAAGATACAGGATGGGCAAGTGGCAGAAGATCTTGAAATGCTGCGCAGAACTTTAGAAGCCTAAACCATCACAGGCGCTTACCTCTGTTTATCGCTTGGCCGTGGCAAAGATCAAAGGGTTGCACTTGACGGGTTTAGCTTTAGCATCAATAAGTAATTATTCATTGGGCACGGCCCTGCCTTAGGCAGCTGAACGGTTCGAAAAAAACAGGAGCAATTGATATGAAATTGAGCATTGAACGCAGTATATTGCTCAGAGCGCTGTCGCAAGCTCAGTCGGTTGTTGAACGCCGCAACACCATTCCTATTTTGGCAAATGTGTTGATCGAATGCGATGAAAGCACCGTCCATTTCCGAGCAACCGATTTGGATATTGAGGTGATCGACAAGACCCCTGCGCAGGTCGAGCGCCCGGGCGCCACAACCGTCTCTGCGGTGACTCTGCACGAGATCGTGCGCAAACTTCCAGATGGCGCGTTGGTCACGCTGGCGGATGATGCCACAAAGGGGCGTTTATACGTAGAGGCTGGCCGGTCAAACTTTTCCTTGGCCACATTGCCCAAAGAAGATTTTCCAATCATGGCAAGTTCGGAATATACGGCGAATTTTTCAGCCCCGGCCGCGATGCTGCGCCGTTTGTTTGATAAATCTAAATTTGCCATTTCTACAGAAGAAACAAGATATTACCTTAATGGCGTGTACTTACATGTGGCCGATGGCGAGGGCGGGCAAACGCTGCGCTGCGTGGCAACCGATGGGCACCGCCTGGCGCGCATTGATGCGGCATTGCCAGAGGGCGCAAGCGATCTTCCCGGCGTGATTGTGCCGCGCAAAACCGTGGGTGAGTTGCGCAAATTGCTTGACGATGATGATATGCAAATCGCGGTCTCTGTTTCAGAAACCAAAATCCGCTTTGCCACACCCGAAATCACCATGACATCAAAGGTAATTGACGGAACATTTCCAGATTACACGCGGGTTATTCCGCAAAATAACACGCGGCGGCTTGAAGTGGATGCTTCTGAATTCGCAAAGGCGGTGGATCGGGTGGCAACCGTGTCTTCTGAACGCTCGCGCGCCGTTAAACTATCGCTGGATGAAGATCGCTTGGTGCTCTCGGTGAACGCGCCCGATAGCGGCGCTGCCGAAGAAGAGCTTGCAGTGGCCTATTCGGATGAGATGCTTGAAATTGGCTTTAACGCCAAATACCTGCTCGAAATCGCCAGTCAAGTTGATCGTGAGAACGCAGTTTTCATGTTTAATTCCTCTGGAGATCCAACGCTGATGCGCGAGGGCGATGATGCCAGCGCGGTCTATGTTGTTATGCCCATGCGCGTGTAAGGCCAAGATGATCCGCATCTGCCCATGCCCCGCGGCAACGCACAACATCGCCATTGAAATCATGCGCGGGCAATGCTGTATCTAACCAGTCTCCATCTGTCGCATTTTCGATCGCATAAATCGTTAGAATTGGAATGTGATGAGCGGCCGGTCGCCCTGTTTGGCGCCAATGGATCTGGCAAAACAAATATTTTGGAAGCTGTATCGCTGTTTTCGCCGGGGCGCGGATTGCGACGCGCCAGCGCCGAAGATATGGCGCGACGCCCTGAACATATCGGATGGAAGCTGCGCGGCACGCTGACCGCGCAGGGGCGTCAACATGAGATCGAGCTAAGTTCGCGAAACGGCGCGGCGCGCAGCACCAAGATTGACGGGAAAACCGCTTCGCAAACTGCGCTGGGCGGCATAACACGCGTGCTCTGGCTGGTCCCGGCGATGGATAGGTTGTGGATCGAGGGGGCAGAAGGGCGGCGGCGCTTTTGGGATCGCATTGCGCTGAGTTTTTTTCCAAGCCATGCCGAGCACAGCCTGAGCTATGAAAAAGCCATGCGTGAAAGAAACCGTTTGTTAAAAGACCAAGTGACTGATGATCATTGGTATCGGGCGCTCGAACATCAAATGGCCCTTTCGGGGGTGGCCATTATGCAGGCGCGCCAAGCGGCGCTTGCGTATATTCATAACGCGCAAATCGCGGCGAGCACCCAGTTTCCAAAAGCAGAATTAACATTGCTGCAATCCGAGAACGGCCCGCTTCCAGATACGGTTGAAGATCTATCTGCCGCATTCGCCAGCGCGCGAGCGCGCGACCTGGCCGCCGGGCGCAGCTTGCTGGGTCCGCATCGCACGGATCTATCCGCGCTTTATCTCAGCAAAGGCATGCCTGCCAAAGAATGCTCAACCGGAGAACAAAAAGCGCTTTTAATTTCAATTATTTTAGCCAATGCGCGCGCATTGACAGACCAAATCGGCGCCCCGCCAATCTTATTATTGGATGAGGTGGCCGCGCATCTTGACGCCCAGCGCCGAGCTGCGCTTTATACCGAAATTAACACCCTAAAAGCACAAGCTTGGATGACCGGTACAGGGCCCGAATTGTTTGAAGATCTAGGCGCGGCAGCGTTGATGTTAGAGCTTGGCGATAGCGGTTCAGGCTCATTTATAAAACTCGGCTAAAAGTGCAGGGCATCAAAGAAAGGCCAGCCTATGTCTGTGAATGCAATTGACTTGCTGCTCTATACGGGAGGGCTTTTGGTGCTGTTCCTTACCCCAGGCCCAGTTTGGGTGGCTCTGATTGCCCGCACGCTGGGCGGCGGTTTGGCGGCGGCTGTGCCTTTGGCATTTGGCGTGATGGTGGGGGATTTGCTATGGCCAACCCTAGCAATTTTGGGCCTCAGCTGGCTGGTGACACAATTTTCGATGATTTTGATCCTTCTCAAAGCCGTGGCTGTGGTGGTTTTTTGGGGGATGGGGCTGGCCTTGCTGCGCAGGACAGATCAGGCGATTGCGCAGGAATCGCGCCTGATAAAACCCGGCGCCTGGGCCGGCTTTATCGCCGGTGCAGCCGTGATCATTGGTAACCCGAAAGCGATGTTATTCTACATCGCTATTCTGCCGGGGTTTTTCGATTTTAACACCCTCACGGCGCTGGATATGGCGCTGATCGCTCTGCTGTCTGCTAGCATTCCCTTCACGGGAAATCTCTGCGTTGCCCTGCTGGTAAACCGCAGCCGGCAGTTTTTCACATCGCCACAATCGCGACAGCGGATCACGCAAATTTCCGGTGGCTTGCTTATCCTGGTAGGAACGGTGATTCCCTTCACTTAGGCCACAAAATATAGTCTATAGGCGTGACATTCTCTACCAGACCTCGTATATTGTCTGTGAAATTTAAGGGATGACAGCAATGTCCAACACTGATCAAGCCGCCAATGAATACGGCGCTGATTCTATCAAGGTTCTCAAAGGCTTAGAGGCAGTTCGCAAACGCCCTGGCATGTATATTGGCGATACCGATGATGGCAGCGGGCTTCATCATATGGTCTATGAGGTTGTGGATAACGGCATCGATGAAGCTTTGGCCAAACATGCCGACCATGTGCATGTGAAAATTCATGCCGATAACAGCGTATCTGTGTCTGATAATGGGCGCGGGATACCCGTGGATATCCATGAGGAAGAGGGCGTTTCCGCCGCCGAGGTCATTATGACTCAGCTGCATGCTGGCGGGAAATTTGATAGCAATTCTTATAAAGTATCGGGTGGTTTACACGGCGTGGGCGTCTCGGTGGTAAATGCGCTATCGGTCTGGTTGGAGCTGCGGATTTGGCGCAACGGCAAAGAGCATGTGGCACGCTTTGAACATGGCGATACGGTTGAGCATTTGAAAATCGTTGGGGATGCGAATGGCCGCAACGGCACAGAAGTGCGGTTTTTGGCCTCAACAGACACTTTTTCAAACCTTGAATATTCTTTTGATACGCTAGAAAAGCGGCTGCGGGAATTGGCCTTTTTAAACTCGGGCGTGCGGATTATCCTTGAAGATGAGCGCCCAGCTGAGCCGTTGCACAGCGAACTCTTTTATGAGGGCGGTGTAAAAGAATTCGTTAAATATCTTGACCGCTCCAAGAACGCGATCATGCCCGAGCCGATCTTTATTACAGGCGAGCGGGATGAGATCGGCATTGAAGTGTCGATGTGGTGGAATGACAGCTATCATGAAACGGTTCTGCCTTTCACAAATAACATTCCCCAGCGCGATGGTGGTTCCCATTTGGCAGGGTTTCGCGGCGCGTTGACCCGCACCATCAATTCTTATGCCCAATCCAGCGGTATCGCAAAAAAAGAGAAGGTGAATTTCACCGGCGATGATGCCCGCGAAGGCTTAACATGTGTGTTATCGGTCAAGGTGCCCGATCCAAAGTTTTCTAGCCAAACCAAAGATAAGCTGGTCAGCTCAGAAGTGCGCCCCGCTGTTGAAGGGCTGATGAATGAAAAACTGGGCGAATGGTTCGAAGAAAACCCCGCGATTGCAAAAATAATCGTCAGCAAGATAATCGAGGCCGCGTTGGCCCGCGAGGCAGCGCGTAAAGCCCGCGAACTGACCCGCCGCAAAACCGCGCTTGATGTGAATTATCTGGCTGGAAAATTAAAAGATTGTTCCGAAAAAGATCCATCAAAAACCGAAGTGTTCCTGGTCGAGGGTGACAGCGCCGGTGGCTCTGCGCAAACGGGCCGCGACCGGCGCACGCAAGCCATTTTGCCACTTAAAGGGAAAATTCTAAACGTTGAGCGGGCGCGGTTTGACCGCATGCTCAACAGCCAAGAGATTGGCAATCTTGTGATGGCGCTGGGCACCGGTATCGGGCGGGATGAGTTTGATCTTTCAAAGCTGCGTTATCATAAAATCGTTATCATGACCGATGCCGATGTTGATGGCGCGCATATCCGAACCTTGCTGCTGACGTTTTTCTACCGTCAGATGCGCGAATTGGTGGAAAACGGGTTCCTGTATATCGCGCAACCGCCGCTGTACAAAGTGAGCCGCGGCAAATCCGAAGTCTATCTAAAAGATCAGGCTGAAATGGATGATTATCTGATCCAGCAGGGTATCGATGGGGCCCTTTTACGTTTGGAAGATGGCGCGGAGTTGGCCGGCCAAGATCTGGCCCGCGTGGTCGATGAAGCCCGCCAGCTCAAGCGCGTTCTGGACGCCTTTCCAAACCACTATCCCCAGCATATTTTGGAACAAGCCGCGATTGCCGGCGCCTTCGTTCCGGGCCGAGTTGACGCGGATCTGCAAGGCACAGCGGATAAGATTGCTGCCCGTCTCGATTTAATCGCAGCAGAATATGAACGCGGTTGGAACGGGCGCATTACCCAAGATCATGGCATCCGTTTGGCGCGGATTTTGCGCGGCGTTGAAGAAGTGCGCCGCCTTGATGGGCCCATGTTGCGATCGGGTGAAGCGCGCAAAACCGGCAGCTTTACCGAAAGCCTGCAAGAAATTTATGGCAGCGCCGCGACATTGATCCGCAAAGATCGCAGCCAAGTGATTTTCGGGCCGCTCGATCTGCTCGACTCGGTTTTGAAAGAGGGTGAAAAGGGCTTATCCCTGCAGCGCTATAAAGGTCTGGGTGAAATGAACCCCGACCAGCTTTGGGAAACCACGCTCGATCCGGATGCGCGCACCTTATTGCAGGTGAAAGTTGAAGATGCAGCCGAGGCGGATGATCTGTTCACCAAGCTGATGGGCGATGTTGTCGAGCCCCGCCGCGATTTTATCCAAACCAACGCGTTAAGCGTTGCCAATTTGGACTTTTGACACGGCGGCCTGATGCGCAAACTGCATCGGGCTCAGATTGGTGCAATCAACCCCAGAAACTGGTCAATTTGAGATGTTTCAAGCGACCAGTCACAGACCAGGCGGGTAACCAGCTCTTCCTCTGCAGGGCCATGCGCAATATCACCCGACCATACCGAAAAAACTGCGCCGCCCTGACGCGCGCGGTGCACCAAAGCCCGCGGCATATAGGCGAAAATCATATTGGCGGCGGGTTCATACTGAAACCGAACCGCGTCTAATTTGCGCAGGCCCTGCGCCAGGTAGGCGCTGTTATCATTTGCTTTTTGCGCCAGGTCGCGCCAAAGATCATGCTCAAGATAGGCCTGCATTTGCGCGGCAAGAAAGCGGTTTTTTGAAAATAAATGCGCGCCGCGTTTGCGCCGCAACTCAAATTCCCAAGCGTATTTAGGATCAAAAAAGATCACCGCCTCTACACCCATCAAGCCGTTTTTCGTTCCACCAAACGTCAAGGCATCAATCCCGCATCGCCACGTCATTTCAGCCGCGCTGCACCCCAAGGCGGCAATCGCATTGGCAAACCGGGCCCCATCCATATGAACCGGAAGATCGTAAGCTTTGGCCACAGCGCACAGCTCTGAAAGCTCTGAAAGCGTATAAATTCTGCCTTTTTCGGTGATTTGGGTCAACGAAACGGGCCCGCGCTGCGGACCGTGGACATCCCCTTGCGCCGTTCCCAAAATAGCCTGTTCAAGCGCAGCAGGCGTCAGCTTATCATCGCTGCCGACGAGGTTTAATTTCGCCCCACCGGTAAAAAACTCGGGCGCATTGCATTCATCTTCTTGGATATGCGCAACGGGGCTGCAATAAATTGTTGCCCAGGGTGGGCATAAGCAGGCCAGGGCCAATGTATTGGCCGCGGTGCCAGTGGCGGCCAAATATACCGCCGCATTCGGGGCCTCAAACAGAGTTTGAATTCTCGAGACAACATCCAGAGTGATCGCATCAGCGCCGTAAGAGGCGGCATAGCCTTGATTTGCCACGCGCAATGCCTCTAAAACGGCCTCGGGCACTGGCCCTTGATTATCTGAGCCAAAAAACATTCACGCGCGCTCCTCAAACAAATGATCTTCCCAATACTCTTCATCCACTTCAAATTCAGGAAGGGTTTTTCCACGCACCGAAACACCGGCCGCATGCACCGTCTCGGGATCTCCGGAAATCAAAGGATGCCAATCATATAAGGGTTTGCCCTGCCATAATAACAGATAGGCACAGCTGCGCGGTAACCAATAGGCATGAGCGGCCAAGTTATCAGGGCGCAAGACGATGCATTCGGGCACAAATTGATGGCGAATTTTATATTGTCCGCAGCCACAGCTGTCATCATCCAGCAAACGGCAGGCCACCCGCGTAAGCGCAACCTCACCGGTGTCTTCATCTTCTAATTTATTTAAGCAGCATTTTCCGCATCCATCGCAAAGCGCCTCCCATTCTGCCTTAGATAATTTGGACAGCGGTTTTTCTTCCCAAAACTTGGGGGCAAGACCGCTGCGCTTGATGCCTTCCTCTGCGCTCATAATGCGGCCAGGGTTTTTCGCGCCTGATCACAATCGCGCTGCATTTGTTCGATCAACGCCTCCAGCCCGTCAAACTTCAATTCGGGGCGCAAGAAATCAACCAAGGCCACAGAAAGGTTCGAGCCGTAAAGATCGCCAGAAAAATCGAATATAAATGTTTCTAAATTGGGGGTGTTTTCGCCAAACATCGGCCGTACACCCAGCGAGGCTGCCCCGTGATAGCTGCCTTGAAAAGGCCCATCCAGAACATCAACCAAAACCGCATAAACGCCAAGTTTTGGCAGATGCAGACCCTCAAGTGACATATTTGCCGTTGGATAACCAAGTTCACGCCCACGCTGTTCGCCGCCAATCACAATCCCTTCAATCCGGTGCCAATGGCCCAGCTGGGTTGCGGCATCGCGCGGCCGCCCCTCGGCCAAGGCGCTGCGGATCGAGGTTGAAGACACTTGTCCTTCGCCAGCTTCAATCAATGGCGCAACGGTGACCCCAAAGCCCATTTCCGCACCAAAATGTTGCAAGTCTTCAACCGTTCCCGCGCGACCTTTTCCAAAACAAAAATCCGCTCCCACTACCAAATGGCTCAACCCAAGACCATCCGCAATCACGTTTTGTGCAAATTCGCGCGGCGTCAGCGAAGAGAGGCTGGTGTTAAAATTCAGCTCATAGAGCAAGTCAACGTCAAGCTTTGCCAGGCGGGTGGCGCGCGCCTCCGAGCTCATCAGCCGGAAAGCGGGGCTTTGGGGCGCAAAATAGCTGCGTGGATGCGGCTCAAAGGTTAAAATACCCAAAGGCGCTGATATGGTTTCAGCAGTCTGACGGGCCAAATCAATCACCGATTGATGGCCCAAATGCACCCCATCAAAATTACCAACCGCCACGCTGGCGCCTCTGTCTTCAGGGTCAACATAAATATAATCGCGAATAATCTTCATACCCGTCAGGTAGCGTTCAAAACGATCAGAAGCAAGCCACTGCGCGCGCTAGTCAAACTTACGGCTTGGCGCAAGCACTGTTGCCTCGCCCACCAAGACCCGCCTGCCATCTACTTTACATTGGCAATCAAGAATCACGCGGCGCCTTGGAAGATCAATGTCTGATACAATCACTTCAGCATAAACCAAATCTCCCGGCCGTACGGGTGCCAAAAATTTCAGGCTTTGACCCAAATAAACGCTGCCATGACCGGGCAGTTGTTCGCCAATTACCGCCGAAATCAAGCCCGCGGTCAGCATCCCATGCGCAATGCGACCCTGAAAAATTGTATCCCGTGCATAGCTTTCATCCAAATGAACAGGGTTATGATCCGTCGAGACTTGGGCAAATAAGGCGATATCTTCATCGCCTATCACCTTATGCAGGTGGCGCGACATGCCCATTTCGATATCTTCGATACAAATCGTACCCCTGGGAAAGTTATCCAACATCCGCCGCCTCATAATTACAAGGTAATATTAGACTGAAAAATTCAGCAATTAAGTAACTTTATTACTCAATAGGGTGGATATGCAACCCTTTATATCAACGCAAAAATCCTATCGTGTATTTTGCGCTTTGACTTTCGGCGTGTAAGAACTGGGCAAGGGCGGTTGGGTCAGGATCACGCTTGGTTTTTGTTTCGCGCGCCGCAAGCCCGCCTGCGATAAACAGCGCATCCAACCCTGCATCCGAAGCGCCTTTGACATCGGTTTGCACGCCATCGCCAATCGCCAACACAGAGGCGGGGGAAATATCGGGCGCCAACGCCTTTAAGCGACGAAACGCC includes:
- the mutM gene encoding bifunctional DNA-formamidopyrimidine glycosylase/DNA-(apurinic or apyrimidinic site) lyase encodes the protein MPELPEVETVMRGLAPAMEGDVIKLAQVNRPDLRWPFPTQMAKRLTGQRIQQLRRRSKYILADLSSGETLLMHLGMSGRILVSGDPLGRFVQNHAAIGKHDHVIFHMEKGTRVTFNDPRRFGAMDLMQTAAGESHRLLRDIGPEPLGNTFDEPYFFNHVKTRRAPIKSLMLDQRLVAGLGNIYVCEALFRAGIAPHRAGFRLAPKRIKSLVPIIRDVLNEAIAAGGSSLRDFRQADGELGYFQHQFDVYGREGAPCNASGCKSLIRRIQQSGRSSFYCPSCQT
- a CDS encoding enoyl-CoA hydratase — its product is MAYETIIVTVEDHVALIKLNRPDALNALNNQLMQELAEALGEAQTSDKVRCIVLTGSEKAFAAGADIKMMSQKSFVDVFTEDLFASEAHKITATRKPIIAAVSGYALGGGCELAMMCDFIICSDTAKFGQPEINLGVSPGIGGTQRMTRSIGKSKAMDMCLTGRFMEAEEAERCGLVSRVVPAKKLLSEAMAAAAKIAEKSQITTVAVKEMINRSYETTLNEGLLFERRVFHALFATEDQKEGMAAFLEKREPQFRDK
- the rpsT gene encoding 30S ribosomal protein S20; this encodes MANTPQSKKRARQNERRAAVNKARRSRIRTFVRRVEEALESGDKDAASEALRAAQPEMMRGVTKGIYHKNTIARKMSRLTARLKAIA
- the dnaA gene encoding chromosomal replication initiator protein DnaA yields the protein MTPEKWRDLQSSIKLTIGNNNYRTWIDPLNFSHVEDDVAVFDVPTTFLGNYVEQNFGDVILHKLSEAQAQIRRIRFQVAARQTDIKKPLEAPARQDTPKSSAAKNGGFSSEFTSAPIDARFTFDTFIVGKPNELAYAASKRVSEGGEVTFNPLFLYGGVGLGKTHLMHATAWELQARRPDLNVLYLSAEQFMYRFVQALRERKMMDFKQLFRSVDVLMVDDVQFIAGKDSTQEEFFHTFNALVDQNKQIIISADRAPGEIKDLEDRIKSRMQCGLVVDLHPTDYELRLGILQSKVERHQSQYPDLVIEPNVLEFLALRISTNVRVLEGALTRLFAFASLVGRPINLDLTQDCLADVLRASERKITVEEIQRKVSEHYNIRLSDIIGPKRVRTYARPRQVAMYLAKQMTSRSLPEIGRRFGGRDHTTVMHGVKRIEELKIQDGQVAEDLEMLRRTLEA
- the dnaN gene encoding DNA polymerase III subunit beta; protein product: MKLSIERSILLRALSQAQSVVERRNTIPILANVLIECDESTVHFRATDLDIEVIDKTPAQVERPGATTVSAVTLHEIVRKLPDGALVTLADDATKGRLYVEAGRSNFSLATLPKEDFPIMASSEYTANFSAPAAMLRRLFDKSKFAISTEETRYYLNGVYLHVADGEGGQTLRCVATDGHRLARIDAALPEGASDLPGVIVPRKTVGELRKLLDDDDMQIAVSVSETKIRFATPEITMTSKVIDGTFPDYTRVIPQNNTRRLEVDASEFAKAVDRVATVSSERSRAVKLSLDEDRLVLSVNAPDSGAAEEELAVAYSDEMLEIGFNAKYLLEIASQVDRENAVFMFNSSGDPTLMREGDDASAVYVVMPMRV
- the recF gene encoding DNA replication/repair protein RecF, producing MLYLTSLHLSHFRSHKSLELECDERPVALFGANGSGKTNILEAVSLFSPGRGLRRASAEDMARRPEHIGWKLRGTLTAQGRQHEIELSSRNGAARSTKIDGKTASQTALGGITRVLWLVPAMDRLWIEGAEGRRRFWDRIALSFFPSHAEHSLSYEKAMRERNRLLKDQVTDDHWYRALEHQMALSGVAIMQARQAALAYIHNAQIAASTQFPKAELTLLQSENGPLPDTVEDLSAAFASARARDLAAGRSLLGPHRTDLSALYLSKGMPAKECSTGEQKALLISIILANARALTDQIGAPPILLLDEVAAHLDAQRRAALYTEINTLKAQAWMTGTGPELFEDLGAAALMLELGDSGSGSFIKLG
- a CDS encoding LysE family translocator, whose protein sequence is MSVNAIDLLLYTGGLLVLFLTPGPVWVALIARTLGGGLAAAVPLAFGVMVGDLLWPTLAILGLSWLVTQFSMILILLKAVAVVVFWGMGLALLRRTDQAIAQESRLIKPGAWAGFIAGAAVIIGNPKAMLFYIAILPGFFDFNTLTALDMALIALLSASIPFTGNLCVALLVNRSRQFFTSPQSRQRITQISGGLLILVGTVIPFT